Proteins found in one Neodiprion lecontei isolate iyNeoLeco1 chromosome 6, iyNeoLeco1.1, whole genome shotgun sequence genomic segment:
- the LOC107220051 gene encoding catenin alpha isoform X5, with protein MSDHFGPITLKWDPKNLEIRTMSVEKTLEPLVLQVTTLVNTKGPSKKKKGKSKRASALVGTVEKATTNFIEKGEQIAYENPDITAEMLSAVEEVRKTGAAMSIAAREFSEDPCSSLKRGNMVRAARNLLSAVTRLLILADMVDVHLLLKSLHVVEDDLEKLKNASSQGELLENIKQFGRNASELMNQAAKRQQELKDPQLRDDLAAARAVLKKHSTMLLTASKVYVRHPELAAAKANRDYVLKQVCEAVNTINDVAQGKTPTDGQHPYDGPGELAAALDDFDERMAMSPLAYNEVRTRPSLEERLESIISGAALMADSSCTRDERRERIVAECNAVRQALQDLLSEYMNNMGVKEQTEGLERAIDHMCRKTRDLRRQLRKAVVDHVSDSFLETSVPLLVLIEAARNGRDKEVEEYALVFTEHANKLVEVANLVCSMSGNEDGVKMVRYAAAQIENLCPQVINAARVLAARPRSKVALDNMEVFRQAWENQVRVLTEAVDDITTIDDFLAVSENHILEDVNKCVLALQEGDADTLDRTAGAIRGRSARVCNVVQAEMDNYEPCIYTKRVLEAVKVLREQVMPKFAQRVEVAVDALGSNPAKDVDENDFIDASRLVYDGVREIRRAVLMNRADEDLDPEDVELDEHYTLETRSKSSAQTGEHGVDEYPDISGITTAREAMRKMTEEDKQKILQQVEFFKSEKLKFDREVAKWDDAGNDIIVLAKHMCMIMMEMTDFTRGRGPLKTTMDVINAAKKISEAGTKLDKLTRQIADQCPESSTKKDLLAYLQRIALYCHQMNITSKVKADVQNISGELIVSGLDSATSLIQAAKNLMNAVVLTVKASYVASTKYPRQSTVTSPIVVWKMKAPEKKPLVRPERPEEVRAKVRKGSQKKVQNPIHALSEFQSPTESV; from the exons ATGTCGGATCACTTTGGGCCAATAACATTAAAATGGGATCCCAAGAATTTGGAGATTCGAACAATGTCTGTAGAAAAAACGTTGGAGCCATTAGTTCTGCAAGTAACTACTTTAGTTAATACCAAAGGTCCAAGCAAAAAGAAGAAGGGCAAATCTAAACGTGCCAGTGCCTTGGTTGGAACAGTTGAAAAAGCTACAACTAACTTCATTGAAAAGGGAGAGCAGATAGCATATGAAAATCCTGATATTACGGCTGAAATGCTTAGTGCCGTTGAAGAAGTGAGAAAAACAGGAGCTGCGATGAGCATTGCTGCTCG GGAGTTTTCAGAAGATCCTTGTTCTTCGCTGAAGCGAGGTAACATGGTACGTGCAGCAAGGAATCTTCTATCTGCTGTCACACGTCTTCTAATATTGGCAGACATGGTTGATGTGCATTTGCTTTTAAAATCTCTGCATGTGGTTGAAGACGATTTagagaagttgaaaaatgcTTCTTCCCAAGGCGAGCTATTGGAGAATATCAAGCAGTTTGGCAGAAATGCCTCAGAGCTTATGAATCAAGCAGCTAAACGTCAGCAAGAACTTAAAGATCCCCAACTTCGTGATGACTTAGCAGCTGCCAGGGCTGTTCTCAAGAAACATTCAACGATGCTTTTAACAGCTTCTAAAGTCTACGTTCGACACCCAGAACTAGCTGCTGCTAAAGCTAACAGAGATTACGTTTTGAAACAAGTCTGCGAGGCTGTTAATACTATAAATGATGTAGCACAGGGGAAAACACCAACAGATGGCCAGCATCCGTATGATGGACCAGGAGAGTTGGCTGCAGCTCTtgatgattttgatgaaaGAATGGCAATGTCACCCCTGGCTTATAACGAAGTACGCACTCGTCCCAGTCTGGAGGAAAGGTTGGAAAGCATTATTAGTGGAGCTGCACTCATGGCTGATTCTTCATGTACAAGAGATGAGCGCAGGGAACGGATTGTTGCTGAGTGCAACGCAGTTAGACAAGCACTGCAAGATCTACTCAGCGAATACATGAACAAC ATGGGCGTAAAAGAACAAACCGAAGGCTTGGAACGAGCAATAGATCACATGTGTAGAAAGACACGTGACTTGCGCCGGCAGCTACGTAAAGCtgttgttgatcacgtgtcAGACAGTTTCCTTGAGACAAGTGTTCCACTGCTTGTTCTTATCGAAGCTGCTAGGAATGGAAGAGACAAAGAAGTCGAAGAATACGCTTTAGTTTTCACCGAGCATGCCAATAAACTTGTTGAG GTAGCAAACTTGGTCTGTAGTATGTCTGGAAATGAAGATGGAGTAAAAATGGTTCGTTATGCAGCAGCGCAGATTGAGAATCTGTGTCCTCAAGTAATAAATGCTGCACGTGTATTGGCTGCTCGTCCTCGTTCTAAAGTAGCACTTGATAATATGGAAGTGTTTCGCCAAGCTTGGGAAAATCAAGTTCGCGTTCTTACTGAAGCTGTCGATGACATAACTACGATCGATGACTTCTTGGCAGTTTCTGAAAATCACATCCTGGAAGATGTCAATAAATGTGTGTTAGCTTTGCAAGAAGGTGATGCAGATACTTTAGATAGAACTGCTGGAGCTATCAGGGGGAGATCTGCCAGAGTTTGCAACGTCGTTCAAGCTGAGATGGATAATTACGAGCCGTGCATTTATACCAAGAGAGTCCTCGAAGCTGTTAAAGTTTTGCGAGAACAGGTTATGCCAAAGTTTGCACAAAGAGTAGAAGTTGCAGTCGATGCTTTAGGAAGTAACCCAGCTAAAGATGttgatgaaaatgattttattgATGCATCTAGACTAGTTTACGATGGAGTGCGGGAAATCAGACGTGCTGTGTTGATGAATCGA GCTGACGAAGATCTAGATCCAGAAGATGTAGAACTTGATGAACATTACACTTTAGAAACTCGAAGTAAATCGAGTGCTCAAACCGGAGAACATGGTGTAGATGAGTATCCCGATATCAGTGGTATCACCACTGCCCGAGAGGCTATGCGTAAAATGACTGAAGAAGATAAACAGAAGATTCTCCAGCAAGTGGAATTTTTCaagagtgaaaaattaaagtttgACAGGGAAGTTGCCAAATGGGATGACGCCGGGAATGATATAATTGTTCTCGCAAAACACATGTGTATGATTATGATGGAAATGACAGATTTCACACGAGGACGTGGTCCGTTGAAAACTACAATGGACGTGATAAATGCAGCAAAGAAAATTTCAGAGGCGGGAACAAAATTGGATAAATTAACCAGACAGATAGCAGATCAATGTCCAGAGAGTTCAACTAAAAAAGATCTGCTCGCTTATTTACAACGGATCGCACTTTACTGTCATCAAATGAATATTACAAGCAAAGTGAAAGCTGATGTACAGAACATCAGTGGAGAATTGATCGTTTCTGGTTTAGACAGCGCAACGTCGCTTATTCAAGCAGCAAAGAATTTGATGAATGCCGTTGTCCTCACCGTGAAAGCCTCCTATGTTGCGTCTACTAAATATCCCAGACAATCTACTGTTACG TCTCCTATCGTCGTATGGAAGATGAAGGCACCAGAGAAAAAACCTTTAGTTCGTCCAGAGCGACCGGAAGAAGTTAGGGCCAAAGTGAGAAAAGGATCCCAGAAGAAAGTTCAAAATCCCATTCATGCTCTTTCTGAATTCCAGAGCCCGACCGAGAGTGTttag
- the LOC107220051 gene encoding catenin alpha isoform X1: MSDHFGPITLKWDPKNLEIRTMSVEKTLEPLVLQVTTLVNTKGPSKKKKGKSKRASALVGTVEKATTNFIEKGEQIAYENPDITAEMLSAVEEVRKTGAAMSIAAREFSEDPCSSLKRGNMVRAARNLLSAVTRLLILADMVDVHLLLKSLHVVEDDLEKLKNASSQGELLENIKQFGRNASELMNQAAKRQQELKDPQLRDDLAAARAVLKKHSTMLLTASKVYVRHPELAAAKANRDYVLKQVCEAVNTINDVAQGKTPTDGQHPYDGPGELAAALDDFDERMAMSPLAYNEVRTRPSLEERLESIISGAALMADSSCTRDERRERIVAECNAVRQALQDLLSEYMNNLQLARGGKRMGVKEQTEGLERAIDHMCRKTRDLRRQLRKAVVDHVSDSFLETSVPLLVLIEAARNGRDKEVEEYALVFTEHANKLVEVANLVCSMSGNEDGVKMVRYAAAQIENLCPQVINAARVLAARPRSKVALDNMEVFRQAWENQVRVLTEAVDDITTIDDFLAVSENHILEDVNKCVLALQEGDADTLDRTAGAIRGRSARVCNVVQAEMDNYEPCIYTKRVLEAVKVLREQVMPKFAQRVEVAVDALGSNPAKDVDENDFIDASRLVYDGVREIRRAVLMNRADEDLDPEDVELDEHYTLETRSKSSAQTGEHGVDEYPDISGITTAREAMRKMTEEDKQKILQQVEFFKSEKLKFDREVAKWDDAGNDIIVLAKHMCMIMMEMTDFTRGRGPLKTTMDVINAAKKISEAGTKLDKLTRQIADQCPESSTKKDLLAYLQRIALYCHQMNITSKVKADVQNISGELIVSGLDSATSLIQAAKNLMNAVVLTVKASYVASTKYPRQSTVTTIEDNGKEIRWPQKPTALYLPVSHSLSILYSVYLSPIVVWKMKAPEKKPLVRPERPEEVRAKVRKGSQKKVQNPIHALSEFQSPTESV, translated from the exons ATGTCGGATCACTTTGGGCCAATAACATTAAAATGGGATCCCAAGAATTTGGAGATTCGAACAATGTCTGTAGAAAAAACGTTGGAGCCATTAGTTCTGCAAGTAACTACTTTAGTTAATACCAAAGGTCCAAGCAAAAAGAAGAAGGGCAAATCTAAACGTGCCAGTGCCTTGGTTGGAACAGTTGAAAAAGCTACAACTAACTTCATTGAAAAGGGAGAGCAGATAGCATATGAAAATCCTGATATTACGGCTGAAATGCTTAGTGCCGTTGAAGAAGTGAGAAAAACAGGAGCTGCGATGAGCATTGCTGCTCG GGAGTTTTCAGAAGATCCTTGTTCTTCGCTGAAGCGAGGTAACATGGTACGTGCAGCAAGGAATCTTCTATCTGCTGTCACACGTCTTCTAATATTGGCAGACATGGTTGATGTGCATTTGCTTTTAAAATCTCTGCATGTGGTTGAAGACGATTTagagaagttgaaaaatgcTTCTTCCCAAGGCGAGCTATTGGAGAATATCAAGCAGTTTGGCAGAAATGCCTCAGAGCTTATGAATCAAGCAGCTAAACGTCAGCAAGAACTTAAAGATCCCCAACTTCGTGATGACTTAGCAGCTGCCAGGGCTGTTCTCAAGAAACATTCAACGATGCTTTTAACAGCTTCTAAAGTCTACGTTCGACACCCAGAACTAGCTGCTGCTAAAGCTAACAGAGATTACGTTTTGAAACAAGTCTGCGAGGCTGTTAATACTATAAATGATGTAGCACAGGGGAAAACACCAACAGATGGCCAGCATCCGTATGATGGACCAGGAGAGTTGGCTGCAGCTCTtgatgattttgatgaaaGAATGGCAATGTCACCCCTGGCTTATAACGAAGTACGCACTCGTCCCAGTCTGGAGGAAAGGTTGGAAAGCATTATTAGTGGAGCTGCACTCATGGCTGATTCTTCATGTACAAGAGATGAGCGCAGGGAACGGATTGTTGCTGAGTGCAACGCAGTTAGACAAGCACTGCAAGATCTACTCAGCGAATACATGAACAAC TTACAGCTCGCTCGGGGTGGGAAACGG ATGGGCGTAAAAGAACAAACCGAAGGCTTGGAACGAGCAATAGATCACATGTGTAGAAAGACACGTGACTTGCGCCGGCAGCTACGTAAAGCtgttgttgatcacgtgtcAGACAGTTTCCTTGAGACAAGTGTTCCACTGCTTGTTCTTATCGAAGCTGCTAGGAATGGAAGAGACAAAGAAGTCGAAGAATACGCTTTAGTTTTCACCGAGCATGCCAATAAACTTGTTGAG GTAGCAAACTTGGTCTGTAGTATGTCTGGAAATGAAGATGGAGTAAAAATGGTTCGTTATGCAGCAGCGCAGATTGAGAATCTGTGTCCTCAAGTAATAAATGCTGCACGTGTATTGGCTGCTCGTCCTCGTTCTAAAGTAGCACTTGATAATATGGAAGTGTTTCGCCAAGCTTGGGAAAATCAAGTTCGCGTTCTTACTGAAGCTGTCGATGACATAACTACGATCGATGACTTCTTGGCAGTTTCTGAAAATCACATCCTGGAAGATGTCAATAAATGTGTGTTAGCTTTGCAAGAAGGTGATGCAGATACTTTAGATAGAACTGCTGGAGCTATCAGGGGGAGATCTGCCAGAGTTTGCAACGTCGTTCAAGCTGAGATGGATAATTACGAGCCGTGCATTTATACCAAGAGAGTCCTCGAAGCTGTTAAAGTTTTGCGAGAACAGGTTATGCCAAAGTTTGCACAAAGAGTAGAAGTTGCAGTCGATGCTTTAGGAAGTAACCCAGCTAAAGATGttgatgaaaatgattttattgATGCATCTAGACTAGTTTACGATGGAGTGCGGGAAATCAGACGTGCTGTGTTGATGAATCGA GCTGACGAAGATCTAGATCCAGAAGATGTAGAACTTGATGAACATTACACTTTAGAAACTCGAAGTAAATCGAGTGCTCAAACCGGAGAACATGGTGTAGATGAGTATCCCGATATCAGTGGTATCACCACTGCCCGAGAGGCTATGCGTAAAATGACTGAAGAAGATAAACAGAAGATTCTCCAGCAAGTGGAATTTTTCaagagtgaaaaattaaagtttgACAGGGAAGTTGCCAAATGGGATGACGCCGGGAATGATATAATTGTTCTCGCAAAACACATGTGTATGATTATGATGGAAATGACAGATTTCACACGAGGACGTGGTCCGTTGAAAACTACAATGGACGTGATAAATGCAGCAAAGAAAATTTCAGAGGCGGGAACAAAATTGGATAAATTAACCAGACAGATAGCAGATCAATGTCCAGAGAGTTCAACTAAAAAAGATCTGCTCGCTTATTTACAACGGATCGCACTTTACTGTCATCAAATGAATATTACAAGCAAAGTGAAAGCTGATGTACAGAACATCAGTGGAGAATTGATCGTTTCTGGTTTAGACAGCGCAACGTCGCTTATTCAAGCAGCAAAGAATTTGATGAATGCCGTTGTCCTCACCGTGAAAGCCTCCTATGTTGCGTCTACTAAATATCCCAGACAATCTACTGTTACG ACAATCGAAGACAATGGGAAAGAGATACGATGGCCACAAAAGCCGACCGCGCTGTACCTACCTGTATCCCACAGCCTGTCCATTCTCTACTCTGTTTATTTG TCTCCTATCGTCGTATGGAAGATGAAGGCACCAGAGAAAAAACCTTTAGTTCGTCCAGAGCGACCGGAAGAAGTTAGGGCCAAAGTGAGAAAAGGATCCCAGAAGAAAGTTCAAAATCCCATTCATGCTCTTTCTGAATTCCAGAGCCCGACCGAGAGTGTttag
- the LOC107220051 gene encoding catenin alpha isoform X3, with product MSDHFGPITLKWDPKNLEIRTMSVEKTLEPLVLQVTTLVNTKGPSKKKKGKSKRASALVGTVEKATTNFIEKGEQIAYENPDITAEMLSAVEEVRKTGAAMSIAAREFSEDPCSSLKRGNMVRAARNLLSAVTRLLILADMVDVHLLLKSLHVVEDDLEKLKNASSQGELLENIKQFGRNASELMNQAAKRQQELKDPQLRDDLAAARAVLKKHSTMLLTASKVYVRHPELAAAKANRDYVLKQVCEAVNTINDVAQGKTPTDGQHPYDGPGELAAALDDFDERMAMSPLAYNEVRTRPSLEERLESIISGAALMADSSCTRDERRERIVAECNAVRQALQDLLSEYMNNLQLARGGKRMGVKEQTEGLERAIDHMCRKTRDLRRQLRKAVVDHVSDSFLETSVPLLVLIEAARNGRDKEVEEYALVFTEHANKLVEVANLVCSMSGNEDGVKMVRYAAAQIENLCPQVINAARVLAARPRSKVALDNMEVFRQAWENQVRVLTEAVDDITTIDDFLAVSENHILEDVNKCVLALQEGDADTLDRTAGAIRGRSARVCNVVQAEMDNYEPCIYTKRVLEAVKVLREQVMPKFAQRVEVAVDALGSNPAKDVDENDFIDASRLVYDGVREIRRAVLMNRADEDLDPEDVELDEHYTLETRSKSSAQTGEHGVDEYPDISGITTAREAMRKMTEEDKQKILQQVEFFKSEKLKFDREVAKWDDAGNDIIVLAKHMCMIMMEMTDFTRGRGPLKTTMDVINAAKKISEAGTKLDKLTRQIADQCPESSTKKDLLAYLQRIALYCHQMNITSKVKADVQNISGELIVSGLDSATSLIQAAKNLMNAVVLTVKASYVASTKYPRQSTVTYSPIVVWKMKAPEKKPLVRPERPEEVRAKVRKGSQKKVQNPIHALSEFQSPTESV from the exons ATGTCGGATCACTTTGGGCCAATAACATTAAAATGGGATCCCAAGAATTTGGAGATTCGAACAATGTCTGTAGAAAAAACGTTGGAGCCATTAGTTCTGCAAGTAACTACTTTAGTTAATACCAAAGGTCCAAGCAAAAAGAAGAAGGGCAAATCTAAACGTGCCAGTGCCTTGGTTGGAACAGTTGAAAAAGCTACAACTAACTTCATTGAAAAGGGAGAGCAGATAGCATATGAAAATCCTGATATTACGGCTGAAATGCTTAGTGCCGTTGAAGAAGTGAGAAAAACAGGAGCTGCGATGAGCATTGCTGCTCG GGAGTTTTCAGAAGATCCTTGTTCTTCGCTGAAGCGAGGTAACATGGTACGTGCAGCAAGGAATCTTCTATCTGCTGTCACACGTCTTCTAATATTGGCAGACATGGTTGATGTGCATTTGCTTTTAAAATCTCTGCATGTGGTTGAAGACGATTTagagaagttgaaaaatgcTTCTTCCCAAGGCGAGCTATTGGAGAATATCAAGCAGTTTGGCAGAAATGCCTCAGAGCTTATGAATCAAGCAGCTAAACGTCAGCAAGAACTTAAAGATCCCCAACTTCGTGATGACTTAGCAGCTGCCAGGGCTGTTCTCAAGAAACATTCAACGATGCTTTTAACAGCTTCTAAAGTCTACGTTCGACACCCAGAACTAGCTGCTGCTAAAGCTAACAGAGATTACGTTTTGAAACAAGTCTGCGAGGCTGTTAATACTATAAATGATGTAGCACAGGGGAAAACACCAACAGATGGCCAGCATCCGTATGATGGACCAGGAGAGTTGGCTGCAGCTCTtgatgattttgatgaaaGAATGGCAATGTCACCCCTGGCTTATAACGAAGTACGCACTCGTCCCAGTCTGGAGGAAAGGTTGGAAAGCATTATTAGTGGAGCTGCACTCATGGCTGATTCTTCATGTACAAGAGATGAGCGCAGGGAACGGATTGTTGCTGAGTGCAACGCAGTTAGACAAGCACTGCAAGATCTACTCAGCGAATACATGAACAAC TTACAGCTCGCTCGGGGTGGGAAACGG ATGGGCGTAAAAGAACAAACCGAAGGCTTGGAACGAGCAATAGATCACATGTGTAGAAAGACACGTGACTTGCGCCGGCAGCTACGTAAAGCtgttgttgatcacgtgtcAGACAGTTTCCTTGAGACAAGTGTTCCACTGCTTGTTCTTATCGAAGCTGCTAGGAATGGAAGAGACAAAGAAGTCGAAGAATACGCTTTAGTTTTCACCGAGCATGCCAATAAACTTGTTGAG GTAGCAAACTTGGTCTGTAGTATGTCTGGAAATGAAGATGGAGTAAAAATGGTTCGTTATGCAGCAGCGCAGATTGAGAATCTGTGTCCTCAAGTAATAAATGCTGCACGTGTATTGGCTGCTCGTCCTCGTTCTAAAGTAGCACTTGATAATATGGAAGTGTTTCGCCAAGCTTGGGAAAATCAAGTTCGCGTTCTTACTGAAGCTGTCGATGACATAACTACGATCGATGACTTCTTGGCAGTTTCTGAAAATCACATCCTGGAAGATGTCAATAAATGTGTGTTAGCTTTGCAAGAAGGTGATGCAGATACTTTAGATAGAACTGCTGGAGCTATCAGGGGGAGATCTGCCAGAGTTTGCAACGTCGTTCAAGCTGAGATGGATAATTACGAGCCGTGCATTTATACCAAGAGAGTCCTCGAAGCTGTTAAAGTTTTGCGAGAACAGGTTATGCCAAAGTTTGCACAAAGAGTAGAAGTTGCAGTCGATGCTTTAGGAAGTAACCCAGCTAAAGATGttgatgaaaatgattttattgATGCATCTAGACTAGTTTACGATGGAGTGCGGGAAATCAGACGTGCTGTGTTGATGAATCGA GCTGACGAAGATCTAGATCCAGAAGATGTAGAACTTGATGAACATTACACTTTAGAAACTCGAAGTAAATCGAGTGCTCAAACCGGAGAACATGGTGTAGATGAGTATCCCGATATCAGTGGTATCACCACTGCCCGAGAGGCTATGCGTAAAATGACTGAAGAAGATAAACAGAAGATTCTCCAGCAAGTGGAATTTTTCaagagtgaaaaattaaagtttgACAGGGAAGTTGCCAAATGGGATGACGCCGGGAATGATATAATTGTTCTCGCAAAACACATGTGTATGATTATGATGGAAATGACAGATTTCACACGAGGACGTGGTCCGTTGAAAACTACAATGGACGTGATAAATGCAGCAAAGAAAATTTCAGAGGCGGGAACAAAATTGGATAAATTAACCAGACAGATAGCAGATCAATGTCCAGAGAGTTCAACTAAAAAAGATCTGCTCGCTTATTTACAACGGATCGCACTTTACTGTCATCAAATGAATATTACAAGCAAAGTGAAAGCTGATGTACAGAACATCAGTGGAGAATTGATCGTTTCTGGTTTAGACAGCGCAACGTCGCTTATTCAAGCAGCAAAGAATTTGATGAATGCCGTTGTCCTCACCGTGAAAGCCTCCTATGTTGCGTCTACTAAATATCCCAGACAATCTACTGTTACG TAT TCTCCTATCGTCGTATGGAAGATGAAGGCACCAGAGAAAAAACCTTTAGTTCGTCCAGAGCGACCGGAAGAAGTTAGGGCCAAAGTGAGAAAAGGATCCCAGAAGAAAGTTCAAAATCCCATTCATGCTCTTTCTGAATTCCAGAGCCCGACCGAGAGTGTttag